A window of the Deinococcus gobiensis I-0 genome harbors these coding sequences:
- a CDS encoding VWA domain-containing protein, producing the protein MTEPTPALPPEQERLRRWRLLLGGETASGQSADGTGCALGEHDRRLDAALASLYDGAPFTVQTGKPEKGRKSNRNVGFGKSAPAVAAWLGEVRDLFPSSAVQVMQGDAVERLNLRTMLLEPELMEHLQPDVHMAATLISLKDAMPDQAKALARQVVARVVDELQARLAEPLRSAVTGSLNRSQRNLRPRQNEIDWGRTLLKNLRTYDPERRSVIPERLVGYGRARRQLKAVTLCVDQSGSMASSVVYAGIFGAVLASLPALKTNVVVYDTTVVDLTDHLADPVDVLFGVQLGGGNDTPLALRYCRGLLTNPEEHTFVLISDLYEGSGSAEMIRRLNEFREMGARVIVLLALDDDGTPSYDHDNAAKLAAHGIPVFACTPDYFPDLMATALGGADIAAWAAARGIVTARAAAPDAAGGVL; encoded by the coding sequence ATGACGGAACCCACTCCCGCTCTGCCCCCCGAACAGGAACGCCTGCGCCGCTGGCGGCTGCTGCTGGGCGGCGAGACCGCCAGCGGCCAGAGCGCCGACGGCACCGGCTGCGCGCTGGGCGAGCACGACCGCCGCCTCGACGCCGCGCTGGCCTCGCTGTACGACGGTGCGCCCTTCACCGTCCAGACCGGCAAGCCCGAGAAGGGCCGCAAGTCGAACCGCAATGTCGGCTTCGGCAAGAGCGCCCCGGCGGTCGCCGCGTGGCTGGGCGAGGTCCGCGACCTCTTTCCGAGTTCGGCGGTGCAGGTCATGCAAGGGGACGCCGTCGAGCGCCTGAACCTGAGGACCATGCTCCTCGAACCCGAACTCATGGAGCACCTGCAACCCGACGTGCACATGGCCGCCACCCTCATCAGCCTCAAGGACGCCATGCCGGACCAGGCCAAGGCGCTGGCGCGGCAGGTCGTGGCGCGGGTGGTGGACGAGTTGCAAGCGCGGCTGGCCGAGCCGCTGCGCTCCGCCGTCACCGGCAGCCTGAACCGCTCGCAGCGTAACCTGCGCCCGCGCCAGAACGAGATCGACTGGGGCCGCACCCTGCTGAAGAACCTGCGCACTTACGACCCCGAGCGCCGCAGCGTGATTCCCGAGCGGCTGGTGGGCTACGGGCGGGCGCGGCGGCAGCTCAAGGCCGTGACCCTGTGTGTGGACCAGTCGGGCAGCATGGCCTCCAGCGTGGTCTACGCGGGGATTTTCGGGGCGGTGCTGGCGAGCCTGCCGGCCCTCAAGACGAACGTGGTCGTGTACGACACGACGGTCGTGGACCTCACCGACCACCTCGCCGATCCGGTGGACGTGCTCTTCGGCGTGCAGCTCGGCGGCGGCAACGACACGCCGCTGGCCCTGCGCTACTGCCGCGGCCTGCTGACCAACCCCGAGGAGCACACCTTCGTCCTGATCTCCGACCTCTACGAGGGCTCGGGCAGCGCCGAGATGATCCGGCGCCTGAACGAGTTCCGCGAGATGGGCGCGCGCGTGATCGTGCTGCTGGCCCTGGACGACGACGGCACACCCAGCTACGACCACGACAATGCTGCCAAGCTCGCCGCGCACGGCATTCCGGTGTTCGCCTGCACGCCCGACTACTTTCCCGACCTGATGGCGACCGCGCTGGGCGGAGCCGACATCGCTGCCTGGGCGGCGGCGCGCGGCATCGTGACCGCGCGGGCAGCCGCGCCCGACGCCGCCGGAGGGGTTCTCTAA
- a CDS encoding DUF2254 domain-containing protein: protein MSRLLFRLGQLSRQFWFVPALMTLAALLLAELGIHLEERYGVLPGLSFVYGGGETGSRSLLSAIASSSIGVAGTVFSITIAALSYAAGSMGPRLLDNFTRDRGNQVTLGTFIATFAFSLYTLRSVQGGEDVPFVPHYNVTFALLLALGCIAALVYYLAHVTGNINMTRVVNLLRNDLRLTLEEVTRPDAEASGCRIPPPDFWEGSETLRATGGGYLQQVDIAALTQRAAQAGTVVRLLVRTGDYVFPHMAVAQGQPVLPPRTLDTLLLGDERVSRQDLEYSVRQLTEVAARALSPSTNDPVTAIDVIDRFGDALCSLRDREWPNGCHVHGGELRLIVPTTDFTGLVNTMFRPIRQYGAGDPAVVIRFLEVVNEVALCLRGPERRHALLHHADLMVHDAMGKIENPSDRADVQERYGRVRATIPS from the coding sequence ATGTCTCGCCTTCTCTTCCGGCTCGGCCAGCTCAGCCGGCAATTCTGGTTCGTCCCTGCCCTCATGACCCTGGCCGCGCTCCTGCTCGCCGAACTGGGCATCCACCTCGAGGAACGCTACGGGGTCCTGCCCGGCCTCTCCTTCGTGTACGGCGGCGGCGAGACGGGATCGCGCAGCCTGCTCTCGGCCATCGCCAGCAGCAGTATCGGGGTGGCGGGCACGGTCTTTTCGATCACCATCGCGGCCCTCTCCTACGCGGCGGGCAGCATGGGGCCGCGCCTGCTCGACAACTTCACGCGCGACCGGGGCAACCAGGTCACGCTGGGCACCTTCATCGCCACCTTCGCCTTCTCGCTCTATACCCTGCGCAGCGTCCAGGGCGGCGAGGACGTGCCTTTCGTCCCGCACTACAACGTGACCTTCGCCCTGCTGCTGGCGCTGGGCTGCATCGCCGCGCTGGTGTATTACCTCGCGCACGTCACGGGCAACATCAACATGACCCGGGTGGTCAATCTGCTGCGCAACGACCTGCGCCTGACCCTCGAGGAGGTCACCCGGCCCGATGCCGAGGCCTCGGGCTGCCGGATTCCGCCGCCCGACTTCTGGGAGGGCAGTGAGACGCTGCGGGCCACGGGTGGGGGCTACCTCCAGCAGGTCGACATCGCGGCCCTGACGCAGCGCGCCGCGCAGGCGGGCACGGTGGTGCGTCTTCTCGTCCGGACAGGCGACTACGTGTTTCCGCACATGGCGGTCGCGCAGGGCCAGCCGGTCCTGCCCCCCCGGACGCTCGACACGCTGCTGCTGGGCGACGAGCGGGTGTCCCGGCAGGACCTCGAATACAGCGTGCGGCAGCTGACCGAGGTGGCGGCGCGCGCCCTGAGCCCCAGCACCAACGATCCCGTCACGGCCATTGACGTGATCGACCGGTTCGGGGACGCGCTGTGCAGCCTCCGGGACCGGGAATGGCCCAACGGCTGCCATGTCCACGGCGGCGAACTGCGGCTGATCGTGCCGACCACGGATTTCACCGGCCTGGTCAACACGATGTTCCGGCCGATCCGGCAGTACGGGGCGGGGGACCCGGCGGTGGTCATCCGGTTTCTGGAGGTGGTGAACGAGGTCGCCCTGTGTCTGCGCGGGCCGGAGCGGCGCCACGCGCTGCTGCACCACGCGGACCTGATGGTGCACGACGCGATGGGCAAGATCGAGAATCCCAGCGACCGCGCCGACGTGCAGGAGCGTTACGGCCGGGTCCGGGCGACGATCCCGTCCTGA
- a CDS encoding DUF5682 family protein produces the protein MPPSDLTILPIRHHGPGSARSVARALEANPPATLLIEGPVDADSLLPFLNDPALVPPVAVMAHVQGQPERSVFYPLAEFSPEFVAIRWALARGVPVAFMDLPAAVTLAPKEDEAPAEADPDAESPPASPADAVRSDPLALLAQAAGYSDFERWWDALVESRGEGEAVFAAIAEVMAAVREAEDDHTSGRDLIREAQMRQTIRAALKKGSVAVVCGAWHAPALTPEVLAREAKADPALVKGLPKAKVALTITPWTHGRLTQASGYGAGVTSPGWYAHLYSTPAQVSERWLTRSARLLRARGLDASSAQVIDAVRLADALAALRGRHLAGLDELTDATQAVFAWDSDTPLRLLSEELFVGEALGSVPGGLPAVPLEQDLAATLGRLRLKREATTRDQVLDLREDAGLGRSQLFHRLNLLGVPWAKEGASRGSGTFKETWTLRWEPEFSVRLVEASRYGNTLVRAAHTAATSQARRAPDLGTLSALLEVTRLCGLPGASDFTLARLSERAADADTAALLLALPPLARLARYGDVRAREGDDLRPVFRTLVARAAAGLPNAAHALGEEAAQTLHTQIAGADAAVRLLDDPEASGEWVAALHALDAPGTAPLLRGDAVNRLRDRGLLDAEAVQARLASALAPGAPPLDVAAWLGGFIGGDGETLRHDPAVLGLLDTWVVGLDPEAFGDVLPPLRRALSRLEPNARRTLGEDLRGLERAAQATATDHDLGAGVVPVVLRLLGVAVPPEFQPTGDVQ, from the coding sequence ATGCCCCCATCTGATCTCACCATCCTTCCCATCCGCCACCACGGCCCCGGCTCGGCGCGCAGCGTGGCGCGGGCGCTGGAGGCCAACCCGCCCGCCACCTTGCTCATTGAGGGACCAGTGGACGCCGACAGCCTGCTGCCCTTCCTGAACGACCCGGCGCTCGTGCCGCCCGTCGCGGTCATGGCGCATGTGCAGGGCCAGCCCGAGCGGTCGGTGTTCTACCCGCTGGCCGAATTTTCCCCCGAATTCGTGGCGATCCGCTGGGCCCTGGCACGCGGCGTGCCGGTGGCCTTCATGGACCTGCCCGCCGCCGTGACCCTGGCCCCGAAGGAAGACGAAGCCCCGGCAGAGGCCGACCCGGACGCCGAATCCCCGCCCGCTTCCCCCGCCGACGCCGTGCGCTCGGACCCGCTGGCGCTGCTGGCCCAGGCCGCCGGCTACAGCGATTTCGAGCGCTGGTGGGACGCGCTGGTCGAGTCGCGCGGCGAGGGCGAGGCGGTGTTCGCCGCGATCGCGGAAGTCATGGCGGCGGTGCGTGAGGCCGAGGACGACCACACCTCTGGGCGCGACCTGATCCGCGAGGCCCAGATGAGGCAGACCATCCGCGCGGCGCTGAAGAAGGGCAGCGTGGCGGTCGTGTGCGGCGCCTGGCACGCCCCGGCCCTGACCCCCGAGGTGCTGGCCCGCGAGGCGAAGGCCGACCCGGCACTCGTCAAGGGCCTGCCCAAAGCCAAGGTGGCCCTCACCATCACCCCCTGGACGCACGGGCGGCTCACACAGGCGAGCGGCTACGGCGCGGGCGTCACGTCGCCGGGCTGGTACGCGCACCTGTATTCCACGCCGGCCCAGGTCTCCGAGCGCTGGCTGACCCGTTCGGCGCGGCTGCTGCGCGCGCGCGGGCTGGACGCGTCGAGCGCCCAGGTCATCGACGCGGTGCGGCTGGCCGACGCCCTGGCGGCCCTGCGCGGGCGGCATCTGGCGGGGCTGGACGAGCTGACCGACGCCACGCAGGCCGTATTCGCCTGGGATTCCGACACGCCGCTGCGTCTGCTCTCCGAGGAGCTGTTCGTGGGTGAGGCGCTGGGCAGCGTGCCCGGGGGCTTGCCCGCCGTGCCGCTGGAGCAGGATCTCGCGGCCACGCTGGGCCGGCTGCGGCTCAAGCGCGAGGCCACCACCCGCGATCAGGTGCTCGACCTGCGCGAGGACGCGGGCCTGGGCCGCTCGCAGCTGTTCCACCGCCTGAACCTGCTGGGTGTGCCCTGGGCGAAGGAGGGTGCCAGCCGGGGCAGCGGCACCTTCAAGGAAACCTGGACCCTGCGCTGGGAACCGGAATTCAGCGTGCGGCTGGTCGAGGCGAGCCGCTACGGCAACACGCTGGTGCGCGCGGCCCACACGGCGGCCACTTCGCAGGCCCGCCGCGCCCCCGACCTGGGCACCCTCTCGGCGCTGCTGGAGGTCACGCGGCTGTGCGGGCTGCCGGGGGCGTCCGACTTCACGCTCGCGCGCCTGAGCGAACGTGCCGCCGACGCCGACACCGCCGCGCTGCTGCTCGCGCTGCCGCCGCTGGCCCGCCTGGCCCGCTACGGCGACGTGCGCGCCCGCGAGGGCGACGACCTGCGCCCGGTGTTCCGCACGCTGGTGGCCCGCGCCGCGGCCGGGCTGCCCAACGCCGCCCACGCGCTGGGCGAGGAGGCCGCGCAGACGCTGCACACCCAGATCGCCGGGGCCGACGCGGCGGTGCGCCTCCTCGACGACCCGGAGGCGAGCGGCGAGTGGGTCGCGGCCCTGCACGCCCTGGACGCGCCCGGCACGGCGCCCCTGCTGCGCGGCGACGCCGTGAACCGCCTGCGCGACCGGGGCCTCCTGGACGCCGAAGCCGTGCAGGCGCGGCTGGCCTCGGCCCTGGCCCCCGGCGCGCCGCCGCTGGACGTGGCCGCGTGGCTGGGCGGCTTCATCGGCGGAGACGGCGAGACGCTGCGCCACGACCCGGCGGTGCTGGGCCTGCTCGACACCTGGGTGGTGGGCCTGGACCCGGAGGCCTTCGGCGACGTGCTGCCGCCGCTGCGCCGCGCCCTGTCGCGCCTGGAGCCGAACGCCCGCCGCACGCTGGGCGAGGACCTGCGCGGCCTGGAACGTGCCGCGCAGGCCACGGCAACCGACCATGACCTGGGGGCGGGTGTAGTGCCCGTCGTCCTGCGGTTGCTGGGCGTGGCCGTCCCCCCCGAATTTCAGCCCACTGGAGACGTGCAATGA